A window of Cyprinus carpio isolate SPL01 chromosome A6, ASM1834038v1, whole genome shotgun sequence genomic DNA:
TACCTACAAAAATTTTACAATTTCTACATCACGTGATAGAAATATCAAATTCACAACAACAAATTATCTGTCTTATGACTGAGAAAACAACAgtgtttctcttctcttttctttttctgctccacactcacactctctctcacatctCATTAACAAAAATGAGAGGACCTCTGGATGTGGGACTCCCCACCTGCTGGTACAGTATCGCCTGTCCTAGATTGGTTTGGGGTAGGCTGAATCCTCCGCTTGATAAGTCAAAACTCCCCTGGTTGTAGAGCCTCTGGCCAAAACCAGCTCCGGATTGATCAAAACTGGTTTGACTGTATTGCCTGAAGCTGCCGCGTTTCTCAGAGGGAGTTCTGGAGGGATAGCGCTTAATGGACTTATGCAAACCTGTCTCTTTGTAGGCAAACCAAATATTACCAGCCCAAAGGAAGAAGTTCAAAAAACCAAAGGCCTGTAAGCAGACAAGGATgaattatgaaatgtaataatttctagttgtaaattagtcatttttatagCAAAAGAAATTTGTCAAGACATACTTCTACTGGCTTGACTAAGCCTTGCCtgaaagtttaaaacatttttaaaaccattaaaaagtcTGAAagcagttgctaggctgttctggatTGTTTCTATGTTGTTGATAGGATGGTGTTGGGTGGTTTGAAGGGGGttctagggtggttgctaggctttTGTGGCATTCTTGTTGGTGCCAAATTATGTGAAGCATaattatgcatataaaaatgtttggggttaaaaaaaaaatttttttttttttgaaaaaaagtgtttttgaaaattattatgtTGTTCAGTGGTTATTGATTTgttgtaaaaatacattcatttgcaAAAATCCAGTTAAATCAATAATACTGTAAAAcgttaatacaatttaaaataactgtttgctattttaatataatgtcaaatgtaatgtattcctgcgacagctaagctgaattttcagcagtcttaagtgtcatgagtcttcagaaatcattttaatatgttgatttggtgaaaattaaaacatttcttattataatcaatgataaaaactgctaattatttattttaatatttctatcatttttatgtttgtgcaaaccgtgacactttttttttccaggaatctTAGATACAGAGTTTTTAAGAACAGCATTGCAAACTAATGCATCATTTCtgcattatttcacaaaaatgcatctttgcaaaacaaaagtattactgaccccatacttttaaATGGTAGCTTATGTCAATTGCTAATCAATTGCTATGATTTTTTCTTTACCATAACAAAACTGTGGACAAATAATCTACTCACCACAGACATGTTGAGATTTGTCCAGATGGGCTCCTGCAAGACCTCACATAAGTTTTCCTGGGCTCTGCAAGCAGACAGTAACAGCAGGATTTGATGCACATCAGTGACTGTCTTCACCCCAGACAGAGTTTTAGCCCAGGAAATTGAGCTCACCAGCCACAGGCTAGAGAACACTAAAGTCACCAAGAAATCCTATAGggggtttaaaataaaaagagtatAAACAGAAAGCGAGTCTTGACAATTCAATTGAGTTATATTGAGCTTTTCAGCACAGTGTGTGCtctcagaattttctttttaCAGCGGACATTTCTTACAGAAATTCTGAAATACACTCACAACTACGGGACCTCTGTTCTTTTCCCTGTATTTGTTCTGGTAGAAGAAGTAAACAATTGTGGCCAAAAGGGAATAGAGAAAAGCCAGGACCGACACAGTGACGAAGAACTGTGCAGATGAAGCATAATCCCCTTCCAGAAAGAGAGTCTCTTTCCTGGGTCCTTCACATAGAAGAGCACTGAAGTGTACCTCTTGCAGTCTGGAAAGAGACAACATAGGACGTTGCTCCTTTAACCTGTTTAAAGCATATCTTCTTTTCATttaaagcacagttttttttttttttttttgtaatcttcaAAAGAAGACACTGTGACAACGGCTGATGCCACTAATATGTCAAATATCTTCTTAAAATAGTTCCTTCAGCTGCAGTTATTGATGGCATTATACGGATTTGGTAGTTAgctatgatttatttattctacAAGTAAAAGCAGTCAATAATTGGGTGTTACTGGGGGTAAGGTAATAGTATTTGGTAAAAGCTCTGGTGCTGTTActgttgactaaaactaaaatgactaaaaattacaaaaattagaaatgttgcctggGAAATAATATAAGTtgcattactaaaactaaaactagaaataaacaacaaaaaacatacataaataaaaggacaaaaagacaaaactaaaactaaaacaaactaaaattaaaatgaaaagtgaaaatataaaaactaattcaaaatattaataaatactacaatagcatataaataatactaaaataatacagaCCAAGTCTAATTTAAACCACTTTTAttagaacaatttatttatttatgtctaaaaaaatataataataataatgagtaaaGAAATTACTGAGCGCACcattaaataatactttcatTGTGTAGGTTAAATTAGTCTTATGATTTTGTAACCATTTCTTTGACTTAATAAAAACCAAATcaatccaaaaatattaaatcaagtcTTTTTAAGTAAACTGataatacatatttacagtacaacatgcaaaataatacttaaattgTGTTTGTGGTAATTTACCTGAATGGGTAGTTGAAACTGATGCTGATGTTGTTTTGGGTTTTGTCAAAACATTCTACTTTAACCATTATCTGGCCAGAATATCCCCCACATGTTGCAAATGCTAAAACAGCAAAAAGCTGTGGgagaaaaagtgaaatattaatgaaaagcCCTGATGATATTAGCCTACTGTATATGGGAAGGGGACAAAGATCAGCTCTCTTGACTCTCGATCAGCAGCTTAACTTCATCACACAAAGTCAAGACAAATTAACCTCtcagaacattaaaacattctgTTTTAATTATCCTCGTTTTCTGATTTAAGGTAAATTTAAATGACCTCTCATCCAACTGCTGCACAATTATTCATGCAAAATTAGACTCAGTGCACTAACTCTTGCAGTTACTGTAGACCTGGATGCCAGGCACTAACATGTTTGTCTGACACGATTTGAATATTTTTCACTGGTTCAGTATTGCATTTGGCACAATGGATGACAGGGCTGGAGGTTTACTGGACAAGTGCCAGGGCTTTATTCTCTGTGGACACAGGTGTTTGATAAGAAATGTGTCCAACTCTCCTGCTAATCTCTCCCCAAATCCCTTCCTCACTTTCTGTTCCTGATAATATGATACAGCAGGTATTTCAATTAAGATTTAATGCCTTCActgtgtatattaaataaatacagtctgaAATACTTATGCTATGagtgtgtgggtatgtgtgtgtcaAAGGAAGACACAGAAGAATGGAGagtttttaaacatgtattatgTTATTTCATTCTCCGGACTATATGAAAATTGCTTTGGAAATGTGTGAATATTTAATCAATATCACATGTATAGACATCccatataacatataatattggCTGTAGACTATGCAAACACAGAACAGATAAGGCAAAGAAGAAAATAGGTTTCTTCTTTGATGAGTCTCTGATGAGACCCAGTGAATTATGCAAAGGTTACCCAGGGGTTGCCAGCacacccagaaacacacacacaaacatatatacacagaCTAATTACCTCAAATTTACATAAATATGCACGCATATATAGTACATGCAATTATAAATATGCAATCATGCTGCATTTGGCTCAGCTCAGATTCATCATTAAAGTCTGTAAAAGAGCTGGATAGCATCGATCTTTTGCACATTTCAACAAGAGCAGATGAATTATTCAAGCAAGAGAGACTACAAACAGGGAGCCGACGCTGTGACCCCAAAGAGCAGCTAATTATTAAGCCTGATTCCTGATAGTcatatttgcatgcatttaaacaCTATTTTGAGAATGCAACCAGGAGAAATTGCACAAATTACTGTCCAAACTTCACTTTCATTAGACACTTTATCTTGTGACTGTCAAATTATGAGCAAAACCGATTACCTACTGACACACTTTCAAAtcatattatatttctatttggtTAGtattgaatagaaaaaaaagaaataaaaaaataaataaataaaaataaacaataaatattttatttaatctaagtAAGCTaagcaatgttttaaataagtgGTATAACTGTGCCAACAATTCTTAGTGAAATACAATTCCTAATACTTTAAAACGAAGGTTTTAGAAAAAGAGAGGTCTTACCGGAGCGAATATGACCATACACATTGATGAAAGAGATTAAGCAtcagtctgtgtgtctgtctatgaAGGAGTGTTGAGCTCCTCTTCCAGCCAAACTCAGAGATACTGAGTGAGTGAACACCATAGAGATGCTTCTACAAGGGAAACTGGCAATGTGTGTGTCTGCTTTGTGTGTCACACATgtacatacactcactcactcaatctcacacacacacacacacacacacacacacacacacacacacacacacacacacacacacacacacacacacacacacacacacacacacacacatacacacacacacacacacagatgcacataaTAAGGTGCACACATGATAATACACGGAGACCCCTGGCAGATCATATAAATGCAGACCTATTGCACATGTATGCAACTATGCACATATTCTGTACATACACTCAGACTCACAGTCActgaaaaatatacaattaagaaTGTAATAATCTACGTAGATCACCTTCACATTACGTAATCCTTAACAGATGTATTGGGCACATTACAGTCATTACCTCAGTTTTTTACATGCGGGACATAAACAATTATGATTGTAAACAATAAATTTGCCACAGTAATGGCCCTCTATTtctattttcattaattattgcAAATGATTACAGTGGTATCTAGACTTTTGGTAAATTAATTTTTCCCTGCATATTTTGACAGCTTGATGCCTAAATATCTGGTCTGTGAATGTGAATATTTCAGGAGAATTCTAACAGTCAAATAAGCTATTTAATTACGCTGGCAAGATTGTTGatcaaaattaacttaaatattaatttaattatatatatataaacaagaaaCCTATTGTTGTAGTAGGAAATATTTGTAGTCACTCCATCTTAGCCTACTTTAAGGACACAACAAGTATTATAATGTATACAACACATATAAGTGTCATTAATGAAATGTAGAATGTTTCTCTCATGTTTCGCACCTGTAGCCACCTTGTCTTTCTTCAGCTATTATAAATACGAGTTATGAATAAAGAACAGTACCCTGAAAGTACCAAACAAAACAGGCATTGGTGGCTTCAGAAGATCTGAGCCAAATAGTTTCTTTGATCAGTAAAAAGTTCATTTTCAGGGCCAAGAGATAATTAGAGAGTCGTGAAACCACAcatttgcagaagaaagaaagaaagaaagctagtCAAGTGCTTACACATTCATACGCTTTGAGTTACGTGTTATGTTGTTATACAATGCTGCCATCTGCTGTTCGAAGTTGTCTCCTGCATGATAATCAATCGGACATTTAGAATCAATAgttgttatttaaattaataaatatttatttacgtattttgtttgttatttttataagatTGTCAAACACTCTTATATTCATGGGCTTACATGATACTCCATTATCACTCCTGTGACTTCACTGTGCTTTCTTTTTCATACTGTATGCTTCTTGAATTTAAAGGGGCTGTTATGTTAATTCTCCACTAGGAGGGCTGTTGtgtttgaaatgcatttaaagcAAAGCTTTAAAGGCAACTGTCCTCTAGTGCCGCTGCCCTACAAAGTTTACAGTAGCTCCAACCCTAAGTTTTACTAAGGCTGCAGGGTGCAGGCaggtgagggttttttttttttaatgccaataatttctttttcttcaaaGAGTTCTGTAAACAGGCATTATGTGGGCACTAGTGGCACAGAAACTAGAACTTCATTTTAATAATGAGGATTATTTTTAAGTGTGGTGAAGTAATGTTAAGAACTGTGGTTTCCTCGTCTTTCCCGTTTCTGTGGTCAGCTTTCTCTGTTAAAGCTGTGGGATAACCTCCctgatgttaatttttaattaaacacgTAGACGTGAAAAAAGgttaatcataaataataaatagcccCAGTTATGAAGATATTTCACAATTGTCTTTTTCTCCATCTTCTTTTTCCCCCacccaatctctctctctttggctCCTTGCTTTAGATCTCTCAAATGCCAAGATCCACTCAAAGGTAATTTAATTCTGGATCCCTAACAGTTTTCTTTGCTCATATACAGTGGGATTTTTGCATTAGTGTAGGCAACAAACATATGTCCCAGAATGGGCGCAGTGATGCAGGCAACCTTTGGCAAGATAACCCCTTACCTACACTGGGGagacacaaaactaaataatagtCTGCATAGTTACAGTAAGAGAGATTTTGCAGAAACAGCTTACAAGTAAGCAATTCTACAACACAGAAAGAGACTTTACCTTTAATATTCCTATGAAATGATAATGTGGTAGGCCTCAACATAATTAATTATGCTTGTACTGAATATCAgagaagaaaaatgaataaactgatAATACAAAAAGAATTTCAGAGCGCCTAATTAGATGTGTCATAATATGCAGCTAACAATACGGTTTTATTATGCTGCAGAAAGGAGAAAATTGCAGGTAattttgcagatttgctttatcaTATGAATGCAGTGCTGCACTGTTCAGTGGATCAAAGCACTTGGTGTCTTTAGGCATATCAGCTGTATTAATCTTTTATGAGGTGATACGCCGCGATTAAGTAATGAGTAAAGACTGATAAATTGCATTGTGTTTATAATTGACATAATAACCATAATAGCTTCCTACTCATCCCTGTATGTTTATCTAAATGTCCTATTTTCAAATAGGCTATTGTGTATATCCTGGTTTATGTTTCTCAGAATAAGGAAGGAGTTGGTGTTTCCTGGTGGATGGCAGGTCTGAAACTCTGACAGCAGTGAGTTTTTCACTCCGCCTGAAGTGCTGCTGCTCTTCACTGCATATTTAATGACTCTTTTTCTGGCTTTTTCGTCTCTCCTGTTCCTGTCTAGCCAATGTACAAGATGGAGAATAAAGAAAAAGACTGATTACATACATGTTAAATAGCGGAAAAACAGAATGCAAGTTTCAGTAAATTAAACTGTGAtctaaacagtgtttttaaaagttttgtctTAGGTACAGCCCCATCAGAATGGCCTTTTCAATGGCAAACCAAACcggaggatttatttatttatttattttatttttatttttttaactcagATTATACCATATATTAGCATTATTATCAATATGATAAAaaatgatggggaaaaaaaaaatccacacgaAGCTTGTTATTACTTAAATAGTTAAATGTTCATGATTTGCTACACAGTAATGAGTGATATATGGGGaaggaacatttttattttacagagcatttgattggataaATATTTGTAAACCCCAAATGTAAAATGGTCTCttcaatatttttcagttttcatggtTTTCATCAGAATATGCTAATGATGGTTGCTCAGTTGATTGATTACCAGAACAGTGCACCTCTCCCCACACTCCCAACTTCTCAGTGTTGTTTCATTTCAGATCAGTCTAGTTGCTTTACACAGAGCAAGGAACCAATGTTTGTAAGGAGATGTTTGTAGAATGAACGTGTCTGCCATGTCTGAATCTTGTACACACTGAGTAGTTTTTTGGAACaactttcctttttattttattatttgtattgctatttttattaatatattattttataaaaaggcttattttcacactttattaatatatatttatgaatatatataatctGATGGGTCATGTGGCTCCTTGGTTTGATTTGGCTTGACACTTCTGAGTGTTCAGCATTAGTTTATGTatagagagtaagagagagaaaagaggactGGTAAAAATCCTGAAATACAGCAATTATGGAACTGTCATGGCTAAGGTGTTAAATTCAAAGTAGACTGAGGGGGAAAGGAACTGAGCGAGGATGTGAAAATGGCAGGGTCAAGGCCTGCTCAAATCATTCTATTAATAACCCATTTTGTCTTTTTCCGCGGGAGTAGATATGGAGATAATAAAATGAACTGCTTCTGCCCATACTGTGAATTAATCACTGACATATTGTCAGATTTTGATATCTAATTtgaaaacatgcacacaaacaccaaaaaacaccCTCATTGACTTATTATTTATAGCCTATTTCTGTACATATACAGGGTGTGGtcttcaaaatgtttaatgcattagACAATATTTTTGGAGAAGCATGAGCTAACTTTAGGAATAATATAAATGCTgtgaaaacaaatgaatacaaaacATTACCAGAAATGGATTCTTCCTCCAAGCCAAAAACACTGCAAACCAATGTTAGCTTTACAACACAAGTTCCTCCAGCCTACAGAGAGATGGTGAAACCTACATTGAAGCTGAAGTAAAGCACAGCAGAGAGAAACCCAGTCAATTATTAATGGTTAAGATGCAGAGAGAGTGCTGCTGCAGATGGAGCAAGggtggtgtggggtggggggggttgggtGGGGGGCGACAGGGGATCTGATGGGGGTTCTGGAGAACCATTTGTGCCAACATCCACCGGAGCCCAAACAGGAAGTGCTAGCATAGTAGCACTGTTCTGGAAACACCAGGGGTGGTTCCTGTGGTTTGGAACGCTGAACATCTGTGCTACAGTACATGAAAACAGACCTCCAAATAGAATAGTTCATGACCTGTATAATCTGATGATCCAGTTTCTTGACTGAACCAGACATAATGCAGTCATTTGGTTTgagatctgtaaaaaaaaaaaagtgtatttctaaatgtatactattcagtgagtgagtgagtgagtatttGTTTGGTAGGATAACATAAAAAAGTGGGTTGTAGTGTGTACTGTATAATTGCTTTTGTTGCAGCaagacaaatttttcattttcatatcgGTTAGGTTCATCGACACATTCGAAGAGTGTGATTATTCTGAAATAAGCCAAACACTTCTCTATATTTAGCAAATGTGTGAACATGCAGACATGTTTTTGGAGAGCACCGCTTTTACTGAACATCTGGTGTGATAGTCTGAACCACTGGGACTTTATATTAATAGTCTTAACTGCTCTCTGGCAAGCCCCATAGAACAAAGCGTGTGTTACAGTTGAAGGGTATTTCTGTTATGGCAATTTTTGTGAAGGATATTTTTTCTATCCTTTTTCTTAGAATGAGGAGTCCAGAAGTCTTTGTATAATGTCAAATACTATCTATCAGTTGCTTTACTTTGATTTCATAGTAAATTAATAATCTTGATAAATGATCAAAATGCAGTCAGCATGATTGGAGTACATTTCCCCATCCATCAGGAAAACTCCCATAAGCCGTTCAATATATGACTACACATAGCCAGGGACTAAGTCTTGCCACAGGGCTGCATGTGATGATGacaattattatacataaagAATATAATGAATTTGTTACAGTTTCTAAATCATATTTTCACTAAATGATCAGAGTGATGTTTCAGTGTATTTGTGCAATCCATTGACAGATGAACACAGTGAGAGATGATTCCATCATAATCAATATTGTGTAGTTtcagaaacaacatttttatgattGTAACTTTCTCATGCTTGAAACcttttttattgtatcatttttatAGAGTGCTGCAGTTGTGACGTCAAAACCCTGAAGACTATTTCCTATGGGTTTTTATAATGGGATTTTATGAGTAAAACAAGGTCTGTGGTAAATTGGAGGCTTTGCtctaaaatgtaaatgacacacacccatatatatataaattaacactgattattacattataattatgaacagtaatatttcttttattaaatttaacagtCCAAAATCCAGTCCAGAATCTCTCTGTATAAATAGAATGCAATTTTCATGTTAAATACTTTCTATCTTCACTATGGCTTTACTTTAGATTTCACAGTAGGGTGAATAATCctgataaattattcaaatgcagTCAACATAATTGGAGTACATATCCAATATCCATCAGGAAAATTCACATAAGCCTTTGGATATATGGCTATATGACTGTACATAGTCAAGGATTAATTCTTGCCACACGGCTGTGTGTGATGATAAAATTTGTCACAGTCATGAGACGGCAAGAATGTAAGCcaatgatgttaaaaattcagtgttgccaaaaactaactgaaatgtatttgtttttgaaggCAACAGATCCTAAATCTTTTACCTTGAATGTTGTTTAACATGTCATCGTTGAGAAAGAGAAGGCCTCACATAAGGGTGGGGCTCATCATAAATCAGACTATCCTTTTTATCAGCTGACACCGTAATTtatctgattttctttctttgtgtatgCTCTTTATTGATTTTGTCCTTTGTGGCTACAATTGGAAACACCTTACATTGTGATTTTGTTGATCTGTGACTTGCTGCTCCTTCAGAAGTGACCCCAAAATGAACTTAAGACATTTTACTTTAAGTAGGAAAAAGAAACTACAAACAAAACCCCCTACCACCAATGTGCCCTTGAGTCAAACACTTAACCCCAGGTTGCTCCAGACGGACTCTTGCCATAGCAAGGGAAGTCGCATTGGATAGAAAAGCTTCTACTAAATGGCAAAGATTTTGAGGACTGTATGTCTCTCTTaggtgtaaaaatgtaaaagatttatCCGTATTTAGCCAACAGTGCACAGACTACTGGAGAATGTCatgtctacttaaaaaaaaaaaaaaaaacacacacacacacatttatttattttggctttatGACCTTTAAAATCACATTCATTGGTGTGACCTTATGTATTCAGGTTGATTCAGTcacatcaaatcatcatattttgaCTAGAATACAGccaattaatagaaaaaaaattaatagttatCACAAGAAGTACAAATTAGGTTATTTTTTAATAGctctaaaactaaaatagtgcattaatatagaaggTATAGCCTACTAATTAAATAGTTCATAAATTGTTTATGTTTTCAGCACTGTACAAAATATTGttcaatgtaaataaaacagatgattgagtgttt
This region includes:
- the LOC109091845 gene encoding synaptoporin-like: MCMVIFAPLFAVLAFATCGGYSGQIMVKVECFDKTQNNISISFNYPFRLQEVHFSALLCEGPRKETLFLEGDYASSAQFFVTVSVLAFLYSLLATIVYFFYQNKYREKNRGPVVDFLVTLVFSSLWLVSSISWAKTLSGVKTVTDVHQILLLLSACRAQENLCEVLQEPIWTNLNMSVAFGFLNFFLWAGNIWFAYKETGLHKSIKRYPSRTPSEKRGSFRQYSQTSFDQSGAGFGQRLYNQGSFDLSSGGFSLPQTNLGQAILYQQVGSPTSRGPLIFVNEM